The proteins below are encoded in one region of Lactuca sativa cultivar Salinas chromosome 3, Lsat_Salinas_v11, whole genome shotgun sequence:
- the LOC111897157 gene encoding uncharacterized protein LOC111897157 translates to MRITDGRQGKAKAHVVRSRAFQLTAEEAHATPDVVMGSFIVKGISVLVLFDSRDTRSFVSLVLSKRFVITPEEVDCPLEVEIIDNHLVRVSRVHQGCVLELFSDRHPVDLVYIPLCESKVNVGMNWLSPNEVMIDCKHQSVPIRTPSE, encoded by the exons ATGCGGAttacggatggccgtcagggcaaggcgAAGGCGCATGTTGTGAGGAgtagggcatttcagctgacagctgAGGAGGCTCATGCAACACCTGACGTGGTGATGG GGTCGTTCATTGTGAAGGGTATCTCTGTTTTGGTTTTGTTTGATTCGAGGGATActcgatcctttgtatctcttgtacttagcaagaggtttgtcATTACTCCGGAGGAGGtagattgtccattagaggttgagattatTGATAATCATCTTGTGCGGGTATCGAGGGTTCATCAGGGTTGTGTGTTGGAGTTGTTCAGTGATCGGCATCCGGTTGATTTGGTTTATATTCCCTTATGTGAGAGCAAGGTCAATGTGGGGatgaattggttgagccccaatgaggTAATGATTGATTGCAAGCATCAATCGGTGCCGATTCGGACCCCAAGTGAgtga